Below is a genomic region from Rhodohalobacter sp. 614A.
GTTTTTCATTATCTACATTGATGAGGATAAAAAAGTAACAGACAGAATAGTCGAAGAGTGTCCGTTTCAGCTTTATTTGGTTAGTGTGATTTCTCAAAACAGATCAGTCGTACTTACCAATAAGGAGTCTGTGGAAGATGTTTCCGAATACCTGAACAAAAATAATATTAAATGGAATATTGATCTCGAAAAAAAGATCTGGCCATACCATTCCAAACACTTGAATGCCTTTAAAGACGAGATCTTACCTTTCTTTGATGAAATTGATTCGATTCCTCTGCGATGTGAGTTCTATTCGGCTACATATGGGAAAAAATTACCGAAGGGTTCACTTCTTGAAAAAGACTATTGGTATAAATATCAACGCTATTCAGTTCAAATGGATGGTGTTTTTGAGGAACTAAATAATGAACTAATAAACTATCAAATAGTCCAGATTGGACCTGACTTCTTCACCGTCCAGACAAAAAATCTCTTTATCCAAAAAAACAGTTTAAAACCTCTCTCCACTCTGAAAAATGAGCACGAACTGCAAAATTTTCAGAACACCTTAACGGTTGTGAAGCACATTGCTAAAAACAGTCATTATAAAGAGAGCAAAACAGATGCCGTACAGAGAGTAATTAATAATTATATCTCGCCGCGATATCACTTTTTTCAAAATCCTCACGTGTATTTTAAATACCTGGAAAAGCATGGAAAGGTGCATTATTTACCGGATTTGAATGCTTACTTACTGCTGGACTACAAAGACATAAAATATGTGCTTGAAAATCCATCAAAGTTTTCAAGTAGTATTTTCAGTTCAATGGACCATTTGTTATTGGGTGCAGATCCCCCTGATCACAAAAAAATAAGAACTCTACTACAGCCGCTATTTAATCGCAAAACTTATAAAAATATTGAGGAATACGCTGCGATAGAAGCCGAAAACCTTATCGCAAATTTTCCCGTTAATAGAGCATTCAATTTTGTAAATGAATTTTCTATTCCGTTGACAAAAAAGGTTATTTCTGAATTCCTTGGATTGACCCATCAGGAGGCTCTTGAAATTGAAAAAAATATCACTGACCATTTATACAGCAATACCTATTTTGATCAACTTCTTGCTCTTCTTTCAAGTTATTTGACTTCAAGAAACCATTCTACACCTAATGGAGGTATAAATCATCTTTTAGAATTAACAGCAGAAGGCATCTTTTCTGTTGATGATGCAGCCCGTTTGTTAAGGATACTTTGGCTTGCCGGAACAACAACCACAAGTATGTTAATCAGTGATGCGACACTAAAACTTTTGCAAAGCCCCTCACTTACACAAACACTCCTTAATAATAACCAGCTAATCGATCCTTTTATTGAGGAATGCTTGCGGCTCGAAGCTCCTGAATCTAATTTAAAAAGGCTAACAACTGAAGATGTAGTCATAAGCGGCCAGGAAATTCCAAAAGGATCAGTATTACATTTGAGTTTTAGTGGCGCCAACAAAGACATAAGCTATTTCGAAGATCCTGATCAAATTCGATTTGACAGGCCATCAAATGCTCACCTGTCCTTTGGTGGTGGAATTCACCACTGCCTCGGAAAAGTAATGGCAAGGTTTGAAGCACAGGCAGCTGTTCGAGCTCTTTTACCAATAATTTCTTCCATGAAATTGAAAGAAGGGTTACACGCAGTCTCCTATTTTTCTTCTTTACATTTCAGAGGATTGGAAAACTTAGACGTGATTTTTGAAGGAGAAAGTGGCCAAGGAAGTTAAATCTGGCAATCGCATAGCGATTCTATCCACCTGTAGTGACCCCTGGGGAGGAAGTGAAGAGTTATGGGCCCGTAGCATTCCACATCTGCAAGAAAAGGGTTTTGAGATTACTCTTTTAAAAAAGAAAATTCATTTTGAGCATCCCAAAATTCAAGATCTCAAAAAGATGAATGTTCATTTTATAGAATTGGATTCAGCACCTCAAGGTAGCTGGCTTGGTATGGTTAAAAAAGGATGGAATCAGCTACGGTATCCCAAAAGGGATATAGCTTCTGTTCGATTCGGACATTTCATTCAAAAACATAAACCTGCATTATCAATCATCGCCCAAGGCAACAATTTCGATGGACTTCATTTTGCCAAAGTATGCTCTGAGACCCAAACACCTTATATTATCATCTGCCAAAAAGCCATTGATTATTTATGGCCTCGTGCCGAAGACAGGCAATGGATGCAGAAAACCTTTGTGCATGCAAAACGGTGTATTTTTGTCTCCCCTCAAAATCAAGTATTAACTGAAGAACAATTTGGTTTTCGCTTTTCAAATGCACAAACCATAGGAAATCCCCTTAAAATTAAACCCGAAGTATTGCCTTATCCGTCTACAGATACCGGATTTCATCTTGCATGTGTGGGTAGATTGTTTGTTGCAGAAAAGGGACAGGATATTTTGTTGAGAATTTTAACAAAAAAAAAGTGGCAAGAACGCAATCTAAAAATTACTTTTATTGGCGATGGCAAAGATAGTGCTGGCCTGAAGGCTTTGGCTGATTTGTTAAATGTAAAAAGCGTAGTTTTTTCGGGTTTTAAAAATGATATTAAGGCGGTTTGGAAAGAGCATCATGCTCTTATTCTTCCATCAAGAAATGAAGGACTCCCATTAGTTATAATTGAAGCAATGGCAGCAGGCAGAATGGTTATTTCTACCAATGTTGGTGGAAATATAAATCTTATTGAAGAAGGTAAAACAGGTTTTATCGGAGACGCAACAGTAGAAAGTCTTGACTCAGCTCTGGAAAGAGCCTGGGATAGTCGTACTCGCTGGAAACAGATGGGAATTGAAGCATATGAATGTATCAAAATATACATTCCTGAATTTCCAGAACTTGAATTTGCGGAAGCAGTATCCTCCATTTGTAATGAGTAGAGCTTATCCTTTAGTATCTATTATCATTCCAACCTTTAACCGTGCACAGTGCCTGGGGAGAGCTATAGAAAGTGTCATCAAACAAACCTATCCGAGTACTGAAATTATTGTTGTAGATGACGGATCGTATGACGAGACGCCTCATGTTGTATCTAAATACAATAACATAATTTATATCAGGAAACCAAATGGAGGGCAAGCCTCAGCAAGAAATGCAGGATTGCAACATGCAAAAGGAAAGTATGTCGCTTCACTTGATTCTGATGATCAATGGGAGAAGAATTTTCTGACCGAGTGCATTTCGATGCTTGAACAAGAAAATCTGTCTTTTGTATTTGCAAATTGGAATCAGCAGTATGGAGACGCGAAATTTCGAAATTATTTTTCATCCTGTACATTACTTGAACCCTTTTTACCTAAATCTGAAACCGAAGAATCCTGGATTTTTTTAGATCGAAAAAAGATCCGTAAGATTTATACGGATGGTTGCCCATCTCCTTCATCTTCTCTTGTTTTACGGGCATCACTGCTTGAGGACGGTTGGAATGAAGAAATGAGTATTGGTGATGATTGGTGTATGCTGCTGGATATTATTCTCCGCAAAAATGTAACCGCTGCTTTCACTACTCAACTTCTGTGGAATAAATTCATTAATTACAACAATATTGTTGACGGCAGAGACCCTCTGGAAGTATATAAACTGCTCTGGGTGGATGATGTTCATCGCCTCATTAAACGCCATAAAAAAAACTTATCGCCTGAAGAGTTAGCAAATCTTGAAAAAAAATACATCAAAAGCCTTTTGATGAGCGCAAAAATGAATTTTTTCAAGAATTCTAAGTACAAAAATAGCATCAAATTTTTCAAACAAGCTTTAGAAGAGTATCCTCTTTGTACTACCCAAATCTTTTACGAGCAACTCTATAAATATACTACCCGTTTGGTATCCCCTTCCCTAAACAAAAAATAGAAGTGAAATTATATAAATTCTTCAGGGCTAATGACTGGTGGGAACCGAAACTCACTCCGCTGCTAACAGCGGTATATGCCACAGTCACTATTATAGGAGTTGATCTTTTTACAATATTGCCACATTTACTCTTTTTGATTGGAATTTTCTTAGTGGTGGCAATCTACGTAAGTGTAATCAATGATTATGCCGATTTGGAAGAGGATAAAATAGCTGGCAAAAGAAACAGGCTGACTGCTATTTCGCACCCCAACCGACTGGTACTGATCATAGTTTCACTTATCCTCAGTTTTTTCCTTATTTACGTTTCTGGCATTGGCACTCTATCTTCTCTTTTTGCCTTAGGAGCTATAGTATGTTTTAGCCTCTATTCACTCCCGCCATTCCGGTTAAAAAACAGATCTGTTTTTGGAGTCATTGCAGATGCGAGTGGTTCTCATTTATTTCCAACCTTATTCTTTGTTTCATCCGTTTACTCTTTAGCTAATTTACAAATAAATATAACCTTACTTTCAATATTTGGAATTTGGTCATTTGCATATGGTTTGCGGGGAATTTTATGGCACCAATTCCAGGATAAACATAACGATGTATCGGTAGGTTTAAAGACGTTTGCTGTAAATGCCGTGGCTTCTCAAACCACATCTTTGGGATCAGTCATCATTATTATTGAACTTTCGGCACTGGCTGTTATTCTTTTTTTAGTAAAAAGCCTTCTGCCAATTATAGCTTTGGCCGGGTACTTCATTCTTCTTGTTATCTACCATAGATTAGATAATGAGATAACCTTATTCGTATCCCACTCCGACAACTGGTATATACTCATGACGGACTATTACCAGGTTTTTTTACCGGTTTCCCTTATTATTTTGGCCTCCTTCACAAATCCGGAGTGTCTGCTACTATTAATTTTCCATGCCTTATTCTTTCCCAACAGATTGAAGCACATTGCGGTTAGTTTGTTTAAAATTAGTGCGGATAGTAAGGAGCTCTCTGCTGAGTAGGTTACTTTTATTCATTCCATTATCTTAAGAGATTCGTCAACACCAGGATAATGGAAATCATCGAACTGA
It encodes:
- a CDS encoding cytochrome P450; this translates as MITNLKKVVLKSAVLRNQLHYIKPFVNRIRRFTADTKTLFLFNGRSSYWLHMGSSLYKHEPAFRKSIDESREIILELAKTDILPNFDETADEFFWAENNIFFAIVAVQIAMCDLFFSRQIYPYATAGFSLGEIAAVYATGAITKKDAYNIVCSSFLLASKAKKEFFIIYIDEDKKVTDRIVEECPFQLYLVSVISQNRSVVLTNKESVEDVSEYLNKNNIKWNIDLEKKIWPYHSKHLNAFKDEILPFFDEIDSIPLRCEFYSATYGKKLPKGSLLEKDYWYKYQRYSVQMDGVFEELNNELINYQIVQIGPDFFTVQTKNLFIQKNSLKPLSTLKNEHELQNFQNTLTVVKHIAKNSHYKESKTDAVQRVINNYISPRYHFFQNPHVYFKYLEKHGKVHYLPDLNAYLLLDYKDIKYVLENPSKFSSSIFSSMDHLLLGADPPDHKKIRTLLQPLFNRKTYKNIEEYAAIEAENLIANFPVNRAFNFVNEFSIPLTKKVISEFLGLTHQEALEIEKNITDHLYSNTYFDQLLALLSSYLTSRNHSTPNGGINHLLELTAEGIFSVDDAARLLRILWLAGTTTTSMLISDATLKLLQSPSLTQTLLNNNQLIDPFIEECLRLEAPESNLKRLTTEDVVISGQEIPKGSVLHLSFSGANKDISYFEDPDQIRFDRPSNAHLSFGGGIHHCLGKVMARFEAQAAVRALLPIISSMKLKEGLHAVSYFSSLHFRGLENLDVIFEGESGQGS
- a CDS encoding glycosyltransferase produces the protein MKEKVAKEVKSGNRIAILSTCSDPWGGSEELWARSIPHLQEKGFEITLLKKKIHFEHPKIQDLKKMNVHFIELDSAPQGSWLGMVKKGWNQLRYPKRDIASVRFGHFIQKHKPALSIIAQGNNFDGLHFAKVCSETQTPYIIICQKAIDYLWPRAEDRQWMQKTFVHAKRCIFVSPQNQVLTEEQFGFRFSNAQTIGNPLKIKPEVLPYPSTDTGFHLACVGRLFVAEKGQDILLRILTKKKWQERNLKITFIGDGKDSAGLKALADLLNVKSVVFSGFKNDIKAVWKEHHALILPSRNEGLPLVIIEAMAAGRMVISTNVGGNINLIEEGKTGFIGDATVESLDSALERAWDSRTRWKQMGIEAYECIKIYIPEFPELEFAEAVSSICNE
- a CDS encoding glycosyltransferase family 2 protein, which codes for MSRAYPLVSIIIPTFNRAQCLGRAIESVIKQTYPSTEIIVVDDGSYDETPHVVSKYNNIIYIRKPNGGQASARNAGLQHAKGKYVASLDSDDQWEKNFLTECISMLEQENLSFVFANWNQQYGDAKFRNYFSSCTLLEPFLPKSETEESWIFLDRKKIRKIYTDGCPSPSSSLVLRASLLEDGWNEEMSIGDDWCMLLDIILRKNVTAAFTTQLLWNKFINYNNIVDGRDPLEVYKLLWVDDVHRLIKRHKKNLSPEELANLEKKYIKSLLMSAKMNFFKNSKYKNSIKFFKQALEEYPLCTTQIFYEQLYKYTTRLVSPSLNKK
- a CDS encoding UbiA family prenyltransferase, whose translation is MKLYKFFRANDWWEPKLTPLLTAVYATVTIIGVDLFTILPHLLFLIGIFLVVAIYVSVINDYADLEEDKIAGKRNRLTAISHPNRLVLIIVSLILSFFLIYVSGIGTLSSLFALGAIVCFSLYSLPPFRLKNRSVFGVIADASGSHLFPTLFFVSSVYSLANLQINITLLSIFGIWSFAYGLRGILWHQFQDKHNDVSVGLKTFAVNAVASQTTSLGSVIIIIELSALAVILFLVKSLLPIIALAGYFILLVIYHRLDNEITLFVSHSDNWYILMTDYYQVFLPVSLIILASFTNPECLLLLIFHALFFPNRLKHIAVSLFKISADSKELSAE